In one Streptomyces venezuelae genomic region, the following are encoded:
- a CDS encoding GNAT family N-acetyltransferase produces the protein MFAISLGEGAELRPIEPWQAQEFLEHVERAREYAQAWVPFTATVKDLEGARKHLQTFADKQAADTGRFYGIWLDGTLVGGVLFRIFDTSVDGCEIGVWLEPSAAGRGLVNKASKVLIDWAVDERGMHRVEWLVSSLNERSKAAAKRLGFTKDGVLRESFPWQGVRHDMEVWSVLAPEWRAMRGAGDAGDAR, from the coding sequence ATGTTCGCGATATCGCTGGGCGAGGGCGCTGAGCTGCGGCCGATCGAGCCGTGGCAGGCGCAGGAGTTCCTCGAGCACGTCGAGCGTGCGCGCGAGTACGCGCAGGCGTGGGTGCCCTTCACCGCGACGGTGAAGGACCTCGAAGGCGCGCGGAAGCACCTCCAGACCTTCGCCGACAAGCAGGCCGCGGACACCGGCCGCTTCTACGGCATCTGGCTGGACGGCACGCTCGTCGGCGGCGTCCTCTTCCGGATCTTCGACACCAGCGTGGACGGGTGCGAGATCGGTGTGTGGCTGGAGCCGTCGGCCGCCGGGCGCGGACTCGTCAACAAGGCGTCCAAGGTCCTCATCGACTGGGCCGTCGACGAGCGCGGCATGCACCGCGTGGAGTGGCTCGTCTCCTCGCTCAACGAGCGCAGCAAGGCGGCCGCCAAGCGGCTCGGCTTCACCAAGGACGGCGTGCTGCGGGAGAGCTTCCCCTGGCAGGGGGTCCGGCACGACATGGAGGTCTGGTCCGTCCTGGCGCCGGAGTGGCGGGCGATGCGCGGCGCGGGCGACGCCGGGGACGCGCGTTAA
- a CDS encoding DUF6191 domain-containing protein: MFNAIEALFAPGRKHTDDEQKRLELTRVDHADGDPGRGPIDLSSGKVVVRPPVPSPRTDVTSDSHASPDSAASPDPADPDN; this comes from the coding sequence GTGTTCAACGCGATCGAGGCCCTGTTCGCGCCGGGCCGCAAGCACACCGACGACGAGCAGAAGCGCCTGGAACTGACCCGCGTCGACCACGCCGACGGCGACCCGGGGCGCGGCCCGATAGACCTGTCCTCGGGCAAGGTGGTCGTACGCCCACCCGTGCCGTCGCCACGCACCGACGTGACCTCGGACTCCCACGCATCCCCGGACTCCGCCGCATCCCCGGACCCTGCCGATCCGGACAACTGA
- a CDS encoding helix-turn-helix transcriptional regulator: MTDSAPLSAQRITGAAVTSHCAMLAAVETRSVSPVFVGRTDELGVLNEALARATGTPLQGAGGLGPGEPQALLLGGEAGVGKTRLVEEFTAAAEEQGAVVAVGGCVEIGADGLPFAPFSTALRALRRLLPDELAAAAEGQEEELARLLPELAGPAPYGHTPGGRSDEGTARLFELTARLLERLSRDRTVVVALEDLHWADASTRHLLAYLFRTLRGGRLVLLATYRADDIHRRHPLRPLLAELDRLRTVRRVELGRLTKDEVARQMAGILAAEPEPSLVDDVFDRSDGNAFFVEELAVASHGGDSCAGLTDSLRDLLLVRVEELPEDTQRVARIVAEGGSTVEYELLAEVAGLGEDDLIEALRAAVGANILLASPDGDGYRFRHSLVREAVSDDLLPGERSRINRRFAEALEADPSLVAADQRAARLAAYWYHAHDAAKALPAVLGASVEARHRHAYSEQLRLLERAMELWDDAPDAIRRELRPADYVEGYPPCGCDPATTPLDYLDLMAEATVAGRLCGERERALKITKRALRTLDDGHDPHRAAWFWIARSRLVSTLGRSDGWDEIAKAQELMRGLPPSEVHAEVLVHRASWGMLHDPGPDTLAAAERAVEYARMVKADVIELNARLTRGALLVEAGDPEAGLAEMYEIRDRVVRDALVTNLSRVHINLPSSLEGVGRSAEAVRVGMEGIEFCRKYGLVDTEGWVWANVAESLISLGRWDEAADAVAHTQRCVHSSKPRVSAAERLARMALHRGEYAAATRHMQTAHQHLGTHDPQPQYLLVLLRIAVGVAAAEGRILDGRAELERGVAPGLPFGTYKYGWPLLLAAARMEADARGLPAAEPGRPAALARIRGATKTLATPIPLWRAYDEWTRAELLRSEGRDTVADWTTVVTALEPLDRPFDLARARLRLAESLLGPDTTDRERAACLLRQAVEVAERLGARPLSDAITGLAQRARLTLNPSEAPRAPEAPADPAEALGLTSRERDVLRLVAVGRSNRQIAEELFISPKTASVHVSNILAKLSVTGRGEAAALAHRLRLFPTPDREQAADPGHEPGRGPAPGRGQAAGRGQVAGSTQAVR, encoded by the coding sequence ATGACGGACTCCGCACCGCTGTCCGCCCAGCGGATAACGGGTGCCGCGGTGACCTCGCACTGTGCGATGCTCGCGGCTGTGGAGACCAGGTCCGTCAGCCCGGTGTTCGTCGGCCGCACCGATGAACTGGGCGTACTGAACGAAGCGCTCGCCCGCGCCACGGGCACCCCGCTCCAAGGAGCCGGGGGCCTCGGCCCGGGCGAGCCCCAGGCGTTGCTGCTCGGCGGCGAGGCAGGGGTCGGCAAGACCCGCCTCGTCGAGGAGTTCACCGCCGCCGCCGAGGAACAGGGCGCCGTCGTCGCGGTCGGCGGCTGTGTCGAGATCGGCGCCGACGGCCTGCCGTTCGCCCCCTTCTCCACCGCCCTGCGCGCCCTGCGCCGCCTGCTCCCCGACGAACTGGCCGCCGCGGCCGAGGGCCAGGAGGAGGAGCTCGCCAGACTCCTGCCCGAACTGGCGGGACCCGCCCCGTACGGACACACCCCCGGCGGCCGTTCCGACGAGGGCACCGCCCGCCTCTTCGAACTCACCGCCCGCCTCCTGGAACGCCTCTCACGCGACCGCACCGTCGTCGTCGCCCTGGAGGACCTGCACTGGGCCGACGCCTCGACCCGCCACCTCCTCGCCTATCTCTTCCGCACCCTGCGCGGTGGCCGCCTCGTCCTCCTCGCCACCTACCGCGCCGACGACATCCACCGCCGCCACCCCCTGCGCCCCCTCCTCGCCGAACTCGACCGGCTGCGCACCGTCCGCCGCGTCGAACTGGGCCGCCTCACCAAGGACGAGGTCGCCCGCCAGATGGCCGGCATCCTCGCCGCCGAACCCGAACCGTCCCTCGTGGACGACGTGTTCGACCGCTCCGACGGCAACGCGTTCTTCGTCGAGGAGCTCGCCGTCGCCTCCCACGGCGGCGACAGCTGCGCCGGTCTGACGGACTCCCTGCGCGACCTGCTCCTCGTCCGCGTGGAGGAGCTGCCCGAGGACACGCAGCGGGTGGCGCGCATCGTCGCCGAGGGCGGCTCCACCGTCGAGTACGAACTGCTCGCCGAGGTCGCCGGGCTCGGCGAGGACGACCTGATCGAGGCGTTGCGGGCCGCGGTCGGCGCCAACATCCTGCTCGCCTCCCCGGACGGCGACGGCTACCGCTTCCGGCACTCCCTGGTCCGCGAGGCCGTCAGCGACGACCTGCTGCCCGGCGAACGCTCCCGCATCAACCGCCGCTTCGCCGAAGCCCTGGAGGCCGACCCCTCGCTGGTCGCCGCCGACCAGCGCGCCGCCCGCCTCGCCGCCTACTGGTACCACGCGCACGACGCCGCCAAGGCCCTGCCCGCCGTCCTCGGTGCCTCCGTCGAAGCCCGCCACCGGCACGCCTACAGCGAGCAGTTGCGTCTCCTCGAACGCGCGATGGAGTTGTGGGACGACGCCCCGGACGCCATCCGCAGGGAACTCCGCCCCGCCGACTACGTCGAGGGCTACCCCCCTTGCGGCTGCGACCCCGCCACCACCCCCCTCGACTATCTGGACCTGATGGCCGAGGCGACGGTCGCGGGCCGCCTCTGCGGCGAGCGCGAGCGCGCCCTGAAGATCACCAAGCGCGCCCTGCGCACCCTCGACGACGGCCACGACCCCCACCGCGCCGCCTGGTTCTGGATCGCCCGCTCCCGGCTGGTCTCCACCCTGGGCCGCAGCGACGGCTGGGACGAGATAGCCAAGGCGCAGGAGCTGATGCGCGGCCTGCCGCCCTCCGAGGTGCACGCCGAAGTCCTGGTCCACCGCGCCTCCTGGGGCATGCTCCACGACCCGGGCCCCGACACCCTGGCGGCCGCCGAGCGCGCCGTCGAGTACGCCCGCATGGTCAAGGCCGACGTCATCGAGCTCAACGCCCGTCTCACCCGCGGCGCCCTCCTCGTCGAGGCCGGCGACCCCGAGGCCGGTCTCGCCGAGATGTACGAGATCAGGGACCGCGTCGTCCGCGACGCCCTGGTCACCAACCTCAGCCGCGTCCACATCAACCTTCCCTCCTCCCTCGAAGGAGTCGGCCGCTCCGCCGAAGCCGTACGCGTCGGCATGGAGGGCATCGAGTTCTGCCGCAAGTACGGCCTGGTCGACACCGAGGGCTGGGTCTGGGCCAACGTCGCCGAGTCCCTCATCTCCCTCGGCCGATGGGACGAGGCCGCCGACGCCGTCGCCCACACCCAACGCTGCGTCCACAGCTCAAAACCCCGTGTCTCGGCCGCCGAACGCCTCGCACGCATGGCCCTGCACCGCGGTGAGTACGCCGCCGCCACCCGGCACATGCAGACCGCCCACCAGCACCTCGGCACCCACGACCCCCAGCCCCAGTACCTCCTCGTCCTCCTCCGCATCGCCGTGGGCGTCGCCGCCGCCGAGGGCCGCATCCTCGACGGCCGCGCCGAACTCGAACGCGGCGTCGCCCCCGGCCTCCCCTTCGGCACCTACAAGTACGGCTGGCCCCTCCTGCTCGCCGCCGCCCGGATGGAGGCCGACGCCCGAGGACTGCCCGCCGCCGAACCCGGCCGCCCCGCCGCCCTCGCCCGCATCCGCGGCGCCACGAAGACCCTCGCCACCCCCATCCCGCTCTGGCGGGCCTACGACGAGTGGACCCGCGCCGAACTCCTCCGCTCCGAGGGCCGCGACACCGTGGCCGACTGGACCACCGTGGTCACCGCCCTCGAACCCCTCGACCGCCCCTTCGACCTCGCCCGCGCCCGCCTGCGCCTGGCCGAGTCCCTCCTCGGCCCGGACACCACCGACCGCGAGCGCGCCGCATGCCTCCTGCGCCAGGCGGTGGAGGTGGCCGAACGGCTCGGCGCCCGGCCGCTCTCCGACGCGATCACCGGACTCGCCCAGCGCGCCCGCCTCACCCTGAACCCCTCGGAGGCCCCCCGCGCCCCCGAGGCCCCGGCCGACCCCGCCGAGGCGCTGGGTCTCACCAGCAGGGAGCGGGACGTCCTGCGGCTGGTCGCCGTGGGCCGCAGCAACCGTCAGATCGCCGAGGAGCTCTTCATCTCCCCGAAGACGGCGAGCGTCCACGTCTCCAACATCCTGGCGAAGCTGTCCGTCACCGGCCGGGGCGAGGCCGCCGCGCTCGCCCACCGCCTGCGCCTGTTCCCGACGCCGGACCGCGAACAGGCGGCGGACCCCGGGCATGAACCGGGCCGCGGGCCGGCACCGGGCCGAGGCCAGGCAGCGGGCCGTGGCCAGGTAGCGGGCAGTACGCAGGCGGTGCGCTGA